A DNA window from Chitinibacter fontanus contains the following coding sequences:
- a CDS encoding PhoH family protein, with protein sequence MAAKKAQKISKLFVLDTNVLMHDPTSLYRFQEHDLFVPMMTLEELDSNKKGMTEVARNARQASRFMEELVAGLEHNLYDGVSLEAASKGQATGRLFLQTEAITSVLPSQLPMGKADNQILGVVHHLQAMQPKREVILVSKDINMRIKARTLGLAAEDYFNDKVLEDTDLLYNGMREIDQKFWERNSKDLESWQEGGRSYWRIKGPDVAELYINQMLYQTGDTPLQARVLSIDGKSAVIESLKDYSHHKNAIWGITARNREQNFALNLLMNPEVDFVSLLGQAGTGKTLLTLAACLAQTLESKIYTEIIMTRVTVPVGEDIGFLPGTEEEKMLPWMGALEDNLDVLNQTDAEAGDWGRAATRDLIRSRIKVKSLNFMRGRTFLNKFLIIDEAQNLTSKQMKTLITRAGPGTKVVCLGNISQIDTPYLTEGSSGLTYVVDRFKGWDHSGHITLTRGERSRLADYAAEVL encoded by the coding sequence ATGGCTGCCAAAAAAGCACAGAAAATTAGCAAGCTATTTGTACTTGATACCAATGTTCTGATGCATGACCCTACCTCGCTGTATCGTTTTCAGGAGCACGATTTATTTGTGCCGATGATGACTTTGGAAGAATTGGACTCGAATAAAAAGGGGATGACCGAAGTTGCTCGCAATGCACGGCAAGCTAGTCGTTTTATGGAAGAGCTTGTCGCGGGTCTGGAGCATAATTTGTACGACGGTGTTTCGCTAGAGGCCGCCAGCAAAGGGCAGGCGACGGGGCGCCTGTTCTTGCAAACCGAAGCGATTACCAGCGTACTGCCATCCCAATTGCCGATGGGTAAAGCCGATAATCAAATTCTTGGGGTGGTGCATCATTTGCAGGCGATGCAGCCCAAGCGTGAAGTAATCTTGGTGTCCAAAGACATCAATATGCGGATTAAGGCGCGTACTTTGGGTTTGGCGGCCGAGGATTACTTTAACGACAAGGTACTGGAAGACACTGATCTCTTGTACAACGGCATGCGCGAGATCGATCAGAAATTCTGGGAGCGCAATAGTAAAGATCTGGAGAGTTGGCAAGAAGGCGGGCGCAGCTACTGGCGCATCAAGGGGCCAGATGTGGCCGAGTTGTATATCAATCAAATGCTGTACCAGACGGGCGATACGCCATTGCAGGCGCGGGTACTCAGTATTGACGGCAAGTCGGCGGTGATTGAAAGCCTGAAAGATTATAGCCACCACAAGAATGCGATTTGGGGTATCACTGCGCGCAATCGCGAGCAGAATTTTGCGCTAAATTTGCTAATGAACCCAGAAGTCGATTTTGTTTCCTTGCTAGGGCAAGCCGGTACCGGCAAAACGTTGCTCACCTTGGCCGCGTGTCTGGCGCAAACGCTGGAATCCAAAATCTATACCGAAATTATCATGACGCGCGTCACGGTGCCGGTGGGCGAAGATATTGGTTTTCTGCCTGGGACTGAAGAAGAAAAAATGTTGCCATGGATGGGGGCGCTGGAGGATAACCTCGATGTACTCAATCAAACCGACGCAGAGGCGGGCGATTGGGGACGGGCTGCCACGCGCGATTTAATTCGTAGCAGGATCAAAGTGAAATCGCTGAACTTTATGCGTGGGCGCACATTCCTGAATAAATTTTTGATCATCGACGAGGCGCAAAATCTGACATCCAAGCAGATGAAAACGCTGATCACGCGTGCGGGGCCGGGTACCAAGGTGGTGTGTTTGGGCAATATCAGCCAGATCGATACGCCATATCTGACTGAGGGTTCATCCGGTTTGACCTATGTAGTTGATCGGTTTAAAGGTTGGGATCACTCGGGGCATATCACCTTGACCCGTGGCGAGCGCTCGCGCTTGGCTGATTACGCCGCCGAAGTGTTATAG
- a CDS encoding carboxymuconolactone decarboxylase family protein, producing the protein MSEHYHQVVREISGKLREFNQEIPDTAQAFGALTKATHTEGAISKKHKELMAMAIAIAARCQGCLGFHAQACVKLGVTRAEFLEMIQVAVYMGGGPSMMTGAEALIAFEEYGGEKAVK; encoded by the coding sequence ATGAGCGAACACTATCATCAGGTCGTGCGTGAAATTAGCGGTAAATTGCGTGAATTTAATCAAGAAATACCCGATACGGCACAGGCTTTTGGTGCCTTGACCAAGGCCACTCACACCGAAGGTGCAATCAGCAAAAAGCATAAAGAGCTGATGGCCATGGCGATTGCGATTGCGGCACGTTGCCAAGGCTGCTTGGGCTTTCATGCGCAAGCTTGCGTGAAGTTGGGCGTGACGCGGGCGGAATTTTTAGAAATGATCCAAGTAGCCGTGTACATGGGTGGTGGCCCGAGCATGATGACTGGTGCCGAGGCGCTGATTGCTTTTGAGGAATATGGTGGCGAAAAAGCTGTGAAATAA
- a CDS encoding RNA methyltransferase, translated as MNKEIKKNLYQGTETDCLPKIRVVLSHTSHPGNIGSTARAMKTMGLTDLYLINPKEFPSEVATALASSADDILQNAKVVSSMAEALEGTTMQVALTARRRELSQPLQTPRQIAPEIIATARKAAADQISNVALVFGAETSGLTIDELSMCSDRVTIPTNPNYSSLNLSQAVQVLTYELRTSCFETDWVDVQHLQEDRDLATHESLEKLFEHMEEVLLKIGFLRPHAPKRLMPRLRRLYVRAELEREEVDILRGILKATTEFDRKD; from the coding sequence ATGAATAAAGAAATTAAGAAAAATCTCTACCAAGGCACTGAAACCGACTGTTTGCCGAAAATCCGCGTGGTTTTATCGCATACCAGTCACCCTGGCAATATCGGCTCAACCGCCCGCGCAATGAAAACGATGGGGCTGACGGATCTGTATCTGATCAACCCGAAAGAATTTCCATCCGAAGTCGCCACTGCGCTCGCTTCCAGCGCCGATGATATTTTGCAGAATGCCAAAGTTGTTAGCAGCATGGCTGAAGCACTCGAAGGCACAACGATGCAAGTAGCGCTCACCGCCCGCCGTCGCGAACTATCGCAACCGTTGCAAACGCCACGACAAATTGCGCCAGAAATCATTGCCACGGCTCGCAAAGCAGCAGCAGATCAAATTAGCAATGTGGCGCTGGTATTTGGTGCAGAAACAAGCGGACTGACGATTGACGAGTTATCGATGTGCAGCGATCGCGTCACCATCCCGACTAATCCAAATTACTCCAGCCTCAATCTATCGCAGGCAGTGCAAGTACTGACCTACGAGCTGCGCACCAGCTGCTTTGAAACCGATTGGGTTGATGTACAGCATTTGCAGGAAGATCGTGATTTAGCCACGCACGAATCGCTCGAAAAGCTGTTCGAGCACATGGAAGAAGTGTTACTCAAAATCGGCTTTTTACGCCCACACGCCCCGAAACGCCTGATGCCACGGCTGCGCCGCCTCTATGTGCGAGCAGAATTGGAGCGCGAAGAAGTCGATATTTTGCGCGGCATTTTGAAAGCCACCACTGAGTTTGATCGCAAAGATTAA
- a CDS encoding inositol monophosphatase family protein translates to MHPMLNTAVRAARRAATVIQRASNNLDLITPEKKGHNDFVSEVDRAAEQAIIDTILEAYPNHAILAEESGSRGNSEYVWIIDPLDGTTNFLHGFPQYAISIALEHKGVITQAVVYDPNRNDLFTATRGVGAFLNDRRIRVSKVRELSDALVGTGFPYTRFENLETYLNIFRDMAQKSAGVRRPGAAALDLAYVACGRFDGFFEFDLKLVDIAAGTLLVQEAGGLVTDMNGEEKFLESGDVLCGTPRVFGQMLSLIRGHLK, encoded by the coding sequence ATGCATCCGATGCTAAACACCGCGGTGCGCGCAGCGCGCCGTGCGGCGACCGTTATTCAACGTGCGTCCAATAACCTGGATTTGATTACCCCTGAAAAGAAAGGTCACAACGATTTTGTGTCCGAAGTCGATCGCGCAGCTGAGCAAGCGATTATCGATACCATTCTTGAGGCTTATCCGAATCACGCGATTCTAGCAGAGGAGTCCGGTTCACGTGGCAACTCTGAATACGTTTGGATTATTGACCCACTGGATGGCACGACCAATTTCTTGCATGGTTTCCCACAATACGCGATCTCAATTGCGCTTGAACACAAAGGCGTGATCACTCAGGCTGTCGTGTATGACCCAAATCGCAACGATTTGTTCACCGCGACGCGCGGCGTTGGTGCATTTTTGAATGATCGCCGTATTCGCGTATCGAAAGTGCGTGAATTGTCAGATGCTTTGGTAGGTACTGGCTTCCCATATACCCGCTTTGAAAACCTCGAAACCTATCTGAATATCTTCCGTGATATGGCGCAAAAGTCAGCTGGTGTACGTCGCCCGGGCGCGGCGGCGCTGGATTTGGCCTATGTCGCTTGCGGCCGTTTTGATGGTTTCTTTGAGTTTGATCTGAAGCTGGTTGATATTGCCGCCGGTACGCTGTTGGTGCAAGAGGCTGGCGGCTTGGTGACTGATATGAACGGCGAAGAGAAATTCCTTGAGTCGGGCGATGTATTGTGCGGTACGCCGCGCGTGTTTGGTCAGATGCTATCGTTGATTCGAGGCCATTTGAAATAA
- a CDS encoding ArsC family reductase, translating into MKLFGIPNCDTVKKARNWLTENGLEYEWHDFKKQGLSAEQAQTWIDAIGWEALINKQGTTWRKLDDSSKAAVVDASSAIALMLRNPSVIKRPVLVTQNSTHVGFKPELYQQILKQS; encoded by the coding sequence ATGAAACTATTTGGCATCCCCAACTGCGACACAGTCAAAAAAGCCCGCAACTGGCTCACTGAAAACGGCCTCGAATACGAATGGCACGATTTTAAGAAGCAAGGGCTAAGCGCTGAGCAAGCCCAGACCTGGATTGACGCAATTGGCTGGGAAGCATTGATCAACAAACAAGGCACGACTTGGCGCAAACTGGATGACAGCAGCAAAGCGGCCGTTGTCGACGCCAGCAGCGCAATCGCACTAATGTTACGCAACCCATCCGTCATCAAACGCCCCGTACTAGTTACCCAGAACAGCACCCACGTGGGTTTCAAGCCAGAACTGTACCAGCAAATTCTCAAACAAAGTTAG
- a CDS encoding PilT/PilU family type 4a pilus ATPase: MNLLPFFKLMAERNASDLFLAAGSPIVIKIQGTCHPVNNQVLSAEHVKQLTYQLMGADRVAAFERDLEMNMAYPIPELGNFRINVFKSRGTVALVARYIKPRADTLEELSMPELLKDLIMEKRGIILVVGATGSGKSSTVSAMLEHRNENHSGHILTMEDPIEFIYSHKKSLVNQREIGTDTHSYHDALRNAMREAPNVLMLGEIRDQETMTYAMQYAQAGHLCISTLHANNSYHSLSRIVNFYPQEARESLLYDMSTSLKAIVSQRLVKTKSGKLKPAVEVMLNTNRIAELIRNGELADIKEAMEQTLAEGSQTFEQSLYRMYRAGEIELDEALRNADSATNLSWMVNNAQTVAEQEAARTKAKPQPAEETLNFDMPLH, translated from the coding sequence ATGAACTTACTGCCTTTTTTCAAGCTAATGGCCGAGCGCAATGCCTCCGATCTGTTTTTGGCAGCGGGCTCGCCCATTGTGATCAAGATTCAAGGCACCTGCCACCCCGTCAACAATCAGGTCCTCAGCGCAGAACACGTCAAACAACTGACCTACCAACTCATGGGGGCCGACCGCGTCGCGGCATTCGAGCGAGATCTCGAAATGAACATGGCCTATCCGATTCCTGAGCTAGGCAACTTCAGGATCAATGTATTTAAAAGCCGCGGCACGGTGGCACTTGTCGCACGGTACATCAAGCCGCGCGCCGATACGCTGGAAGAACTATCAATGCCCGAGTTGCTTAAAGACCTGATCATGGAAAAGCGCGGCATTATCTTAGTTGTTGGCGCCACTGGCTCTGGGAAATCATCCACAGTATCGGCGATGCTGGAACACCGCAACGAGAACCACAGCGGTCACATCTTGACCATGGAAGACCCCATCGAATTTATCTACAGCCACAAAAAATCTTTAGTTAATCAGCGTGAAATTGGCACCGACACCCACAGCTACCACGATGCGCTGCGCAATGCGATGCGTGAAGCGCCCAATGTTTTGATGCTAGGTGAAATCCGCGACCAGGAAACCATGACGTACGCCATGCAATACGCACAGGCCGGGCATTTGTGCATTTCTACCCTACACGCAAACAACAGCTACCACTCGCTCAGCCGGATTGTAAATTTCTACCCACAAGAAGCACGCGAATCACTACTGTATGACATGTCAACCTCGCTAAAAGCGATTGTTTCGCAGCGGCTGGTCAAAACCAAATCAGGCAAACTCAAGCCCGCCGTTGAGGTGATGCTCAATACCAATCGCATTGCAGAATTGATCCGCAATGGCGAACTAGCAGACATCAAAGAAGCCATGGAACAAACCCTGGCAGAAGGCTCGCAAACGTTTGAGCAATCGCTGTATCGCATGTATCGTGCGGGTGAAATCGAGCTGGATGAAGCACTTCGTAATGCTGACTCGGCAACCAACCTCTCTTGGATGGTCAACAACGCTCAAACCGTTGCTGAGCAAGAAGCCGCACGTACCAAGGCAAAGCCACAGCCAGCAGAAGAAACACTCAACTTCGATATGCCACTCCATTAA
- a CDS encoding AMP-binding protein has translation MSNTEKVWLANYQVGVTDQINLDEFASIPQVIEQSVAKYSQRPAFINMGKSISYQELDTLSMQFAAYLQQSLRLPRGARVAVMLPNILQYPIAIFGILRAGYVVVNVNPLYTPRELAHQLKDSGAETIIILANFAHTLESIISQTLIKNTIVCEIGDLLGFPKRLLVNTVIRHIKKMVPKYTLAGHITFNEAIADGSRHTLEKVELNHADLAFLQYTGGTTGVAKGAMLSHGNIVANMQQAHAWIRPAVEEGKEVIVTALPLYHIFSLTANCMVFSKIGATNLLITNPRDIPGTIKTIASYPVTCMTGVNTLFNALLNNPDFAKLDFSHWKLALGGGMAVQHAVADRWKKVTGVTLAEAYGLTETSPAAIINPINIKEYNGMIGLPIPQTEAQIRDSNGQALPAGQPGELFIRGPQVMQGYWQRPEETAEVLGSDGFLATGDIAIMQPSGYFQIVDRKKDMVLVSGFNVYPNEIENIVAELDGVLEVACIGVPDDKTGEAVKVIIVKKDPNLSSDDVTQHCRKHLTNYKVPRVIEFRDSLPKSNVGKILRRELRD, from the coding sequence ATGAGCAATACCGAAAAAGTCTGGCTAGCTAACTATCAAGTGGGCGTAACCGATCAAATCAACTTAGATGAATTTGCCTCGATCCCACAAGTAATCGAGCAAAGCGTGGCCAAATATTCGCAGCGCCCCGCGTTTATCAACATGGGCAAATCAATTAGCTATCAAGAACTCGACACCCTTTCGATGCAATTTGCAGCTTACCTGCAACAAAGCTTACGCCTACCACGTGGCGCAAGAGTTGCAGTCATGCTGCCGAACATTCTGCAATATCCAATCGCAATTTTCGGTATTCTGCGCGCAGGTTACGTCGTGGTAAATGTAAATCCACTCTACACGCCGCGCGAGTTAGCCCACCAACTCAAAGACTCCGGAGCCGAAACAATTATAATTTTGGCCAACTTTGCGCACACACTAGAATCCATCATTAGCCAAACCCTAATAAAAAATACGATTGTCTGTGAAATCGGCGATCTACTTGGCTTTCCCAAGCGGCTTCTGGTCAACACCGTCATACGCCACATCAAAAAAATGGTGCCGAAGTATACTCTTGCCGGGCATATTACTTTCAACGAGGCCATTGCTGATGGTTCACGACATACCCTAGAAAAAGTCGAACTCAACCACGCCGACCTTGCCTTCTTACAATACACTGGCGGAACTACAGGCGTAGCCAAGGGAGCCATGCTCAGTCACGGCAATATCGTCGCAAATATGCAGCAAGCCCACGCATGGATTCGGCCGGCAGTAGAAGAAGGCAAGGAAGTCATCGTTACGGCCCTGCCGCTTTACCATATATTTTCACTCACTGCGAACTGCATGGTATTTAGTAAAATTGGCGCCACCAATCTACTTATTACCAATCCACGCGACATTCCGGGCACCATCAAAACCATAGCGAGCTACCCGGTTACCTGCATGACAGGGGTTAACACCTTATTTAACGCGCTACTCAATAACCCCGACTTTGCCAAGCTTGATTTTTCTCACTGGAAACTCGCGCTAGGCGGTGGCATGGCAGTTCAACACGCAGTGGCTGACCGCTGGAAAAAAGTAACCGGCGTCACACTGGCCGAAGCCTATGGCTTAACCGAAACCTCGCCTGCAGCGATAATCAACCCCATCAATATCAAAGAATACAATGGCATGATCGGCTTGCCGATACCGCAAACTGAAGCCCAGATTCGGGATTCGAACGGCCAAGCACTTCCCGCCGGACAACCCGGCGAGCTGTTTATTCGCGGACCTCAAGTAATGCAAGGATACTGGCAGCGCCCCGAAGAAACCGCCGAGGTATTAGGCTCAGACGGCTTTTTAGCAACCGGTGACATCGCAATCATGCAACCCAGCGGTTACTTCCAGATTGTTGATCGCAAAAAGGATATGGTGTTGGTCTCTGGATTTAATGTTTACCCTAATGAAATCGAAAATATCGTCGCAGAATTGGACGGCGTACTTGAAGTGGCCTGCATCGGCGTACCCGATGATAAAACAGGCGAAGCTGTGAAAGTCATCATCGTCAAGAAAGACCCAAACCTCAGCAGCGATGATGTTACGCAGCATTGCCGCAAGCATTTGACTAATTATAAAGTTCCGCGCGTAATCGAGTTTCGTGACAGCCTACCCAAGTCAAATGTGGGTAAAATACTGCGACGGGAATTACGCGACTAA
- the rimP gene encoding ribosome maturation factor RimP, producing the protein MAVNLQSVLDSTLPGLGYELVDFELGGNGLMRIFIDKEGGVTIDDCVAVSNHLTRLFMVEEIPYERLEVSSPGLDRLIKKPADFERFAGQMVKVKLRLPLPDRRRNLVGQLKGLVDECVVVDVNGEVLNLPLAQVDRVRIEPQF; encoded by the coding sequence ATGGCGGTTAATTTACAATCTGTATTGGATAGCACCCTGCCGGGTTTAGGGTACGAACTAGTCGACTTTGAGTTGGGTGGAAATGGCTTGATGCGCATTTTTATCGACAAAGAAGGCGGCGTAACCATTGATGACTGCGTTGCGGTGAGTAATCACCTGACTCGCTTGTTTATGGTTGAGGAAATTCCCTATGAGCGTCTTGAGGTGTCGTCCCCTGGATTGGATCGCTTGATTAAAAAGCCGGCTGATTTTGAACGATTTGCCGGTCAGATGGTGAAAGTAAAGCTGCGTTTGCCGCTGCCTGATCGTCGCCGCAATTTAGTTGGCCAGCTTAAGGGCTTGGTTGATGAGTGTGTGGTGGTGGATGTGAATGGTGAGGTTTTGAATCTGCCGTTAGCTCAGGTTGATCGCGTTCGCATTGAGCCACAATTTTAA
- the nusA gene encoding transcription termination factor NusA, producing the protein MNREILVLVEALAHEKNVAKEVVFGALEMALASATKKRYEEEVEVRVSIDRVTGEHRSFRVWEVVEDNDHEEPSRQIAITDAPDYSADLKVGDVWEVELEPIEFGRIGAQAAKQVILQKIRDAEREQNLNDFLQRREHIISGSIKRIERGNAIIEMGKLEAVLPRDQMIPKENLRVGDRIKAFLLRIDRMGRGPQLVLSRVAPEFMAKLFELEVPEIENNLIELKGVARDPGMRAKIAVKSNDQRVDPQGTCIGVRGTRVNAVSNELAGERVDIVLWSSDAAQFAINALSPAEVNSIIVDEDNHSMDVVVDEDNLAMAIGRGGQNVKLAAELTGWKLNIMTVDQAEQKHEEEFTKVRALFVQALDIDEDVANVLVQEGFNTLEEVAYVPLNEMLEIEAFDEETVNELRSRARDALLTQAIVREEKLEHQSEDLKTLEGMTPDLAAALAEKDIHTRDDLAELAVDELTEMTGIDAEAAKQLIMKAREHWFA; encoded by the coding sequence ATGAATCGTGAAATTCTAGTGCTGGTTGAAGCACTTGCGCACGAAAAAAATGTTGCAAAAGAAGTGGTTTTTGGTGCGTTGGAGATGGCGCTCGCTTCTGCTACTAAAAAACGCTACGAAGAAGAAGTTGAAGTGCGCGTTTCTATTGATCGTGTAACCGGCGAGCATCGCAGTTTCCGTGTCTGGGAAGTGGTTGAAGATAACGATCATGAAGAACCTTCTCGCCAAATCGCCATTACGGATGCCCCAGATTACAGTGCTGATTTGAAGGTTGGCGACGTTTGGGAAGTAGAGCTGGAGCCGATTGAATTTGGCCGTATTGGCGCACAAGCTGCCAAGCAAGTGATCTTGCAAAAAATCCGCGACGCTGAGCGCGAGCAAAACCTGAATGATTTCTTGCAGCGTCGTGAGCATATTATTTCCGGCAGCATCAAACGCATCGAGCGCGGTAATGCCATTATTGAAATGGGCAAGCTGGAAGCCGTTTTGCCACGCGACCAGATGATTCCAAAAGAAAATTTGCGCGTGGGTGACCGCATCAAGGCATTCTTGCTCCGCATTGATCGCATGGGGCGTGGTCCACAGCTCGTGCTGAGCCGTGTGGCGCCAGAATTTATGGCCAAGTTGTTTGAATTGGAAGTGCCAGAAATCGAAAACAATCTGATCGAGTTGAAAGGCGTTGCTCGTGACCCTGGTATGCGTGCCAAGATCGCGGTGAAGTCAAATGATCAGCGCGTTGACCCGCAAGGTACTTGTATCGGTGTGCGTGGCACTCGTGTTAATGCTGTAAGTAACGAGTTGGCCGGCGAGCGTGTCGATATTGTGCTGTGGTCTAGTGATGCTGCGCAGTTTGCGATCAATGCCCTGTCGCCGGCAGAAGTGAATTCGATCATTGTCGATGAAGATAACCACAGTATGGATGTTGTGGTTGACGAAGACAATCTAGCGATGGCGATTGGCCGTGGCGGTCAGAATGTGAAGCTGGCTGCTGAATTGACTGGCTGGAAGCTGAACATTATGACGGTTGATCAGGCTGAGCAAAAACACGAAGAAGAATTCACCAAAGTGCGTGCGCTGTTTGTTCAGGCGCTCGATATTGATGAAGATGTGGCCAACGTACTGGTTCAAGAAGGTTTTAATACCTTGGAAGAAGTGGCGTACGTGCCGCTGAACGAGATGTTGGAAATTGAAGCGTTTGATGAAGAAACCGTAAACGAGCTGCGTTCCCGTGCTCGCGATGCTTTGCTAACGCAAGCCATCGTGCGCGAAGAAAAGCTGGAGCACCAGTCGGAAGACCTGAAAACGCTGGAAGGTATGACGCCAGACTTGGCTGCTGCATTGGCTGAGAAAGACATACATACCCGTGATGATTTGGCAGAGTTGGCTGTCGATGAATTAACCGAAATGACTGGTATCGACGCAGAAGCCGCCAAACAACTAATCATGAAAGCGCGCGAACATTGGTTCGCTTAA